A single genomic interval of Stenotrophomonas sp. ZAC14D1_NAIMI4_1 harbors:
- a CDS encoding type 1 glutamine amidotransferase domain-containing protein gives MRIEVRLELLGADVLDGVGARHAREQAGTGEFSEDDGHGVHGREQVIRVTVDALEVCFTFDGHSARTSPGESCMNRFHRPLLSGLLALLLPAALSLPSISAASPRVLLVVSSEGRDQGKTRPGFEMDEFAQAWLILKQNGFDIDVASPRGGAVEADKYNPSEAFNAAVLADPQAMGKLAATVPTAQLRASDYQGVLVIGGKGAMFDLPVDTALHATIAGIWQQGGLVAAVCHGPAALAGVRLADGRAMVDGRAMTGFTEEEEALFGKRWAKEFAFQLEPRMRELGARWQEAPLMMPKVVVDGRLLTGQNPFSTAALADAFVRASGRVPLARQAWRDERSMALVEQHLQQRDGRAARELAQRPSDHHVELIGMLGFYQLKGAKDASAITDALSIMQLASPHMDEPRLQVAMAEAHWRLGRTELARSQVLAVLEKQPGLDEASALLARMQP, from the coding sequence ATGCGCATTGAGGTGCGCCTGGAACTGCTCGGCGCTGATGTCCTGGATGGTGTTGGCGCGCGGCACGCGCGGGAACAGGCGGGGACGGGCGAATTCAGTGAGGACGATGGACATGGCGTGCACGGGCGGGAACAGGTCATCAGGGTAACGGTCGATGCGCTTGAAGTCTGCTTCACATTTGACGGCCACAGTGCGCGTACATCTCCCGGAGAGTCCTGCATGAACCGCTTCCACCGCCCTCTGCTGTCCGGCCTGTTGGCCCTCCTTCTCCCCGCTGCCTTGTCCCTCCCTTCCATATCTGCCGCATCACCGCGGGTGCTGCTCGTGGTCAGCAGCGAAGGCCGGGACCAGGGCAAGACCCGGCCGGGTTTCGAGATGGACGAATTCGCGCAGGCCTGGCTCATCCTCAAGCAGAACGGCTTCGACATCGACGTGGCAAGTCCGCGAGGTGGCGCCGTCGAGGCTGACAAGTACAACCCCTCCGAGGCTTTCAATGCCGCCGTCCTTGCCGATCCGCAGGCCATGGGCAAGTTGGCCGCAACCGTGCCCACCGCACAACTGCGTGCCAGCGACTACCAGGGCGTCCTGGTGATCGGCGGCAAGGGTGCCATGTTCGATCTTCCCGTCGATACGGCCCTGCACGCCACGATTGCCGGAATCTGGCAGCAGGGCGGGTTGGTCGCGGCGGTGTGCCATGGCCCGGCGGCGCTGGCAGGTGTTCGCCTTGCCGATGGCCGGGCAATGGTGGATGGCCGCGCCATGACCGGCTTCACAGAAGAGGAAGAAGCGCTGTTTGGCAAACGCTGGGCGAAGGAATTCGCGTTCCAGCTTGAACCGCGCATGCGCGAGCTGGGGGCACGCTGGCAGGAGGCACCGTTGATGATGCCGAAAGTGGTGGTCGATGGACGCCTGCTGACGGGCCAGAACCCGTTCTCGACCGCCGCGCTGGCCGATGCCTTCGTGCGCGCCAGCGGACGCGTGCCACTGGCGCGCCAGGCATGGCGCGACGAGCGCAGCATGGCGCTGGTGGAGCAGCACCTGCAGCAGCGCGATGGACGTGCGGCACGAGAACTGGCGCAGCGCCCCTCCGACCATCACGTTGAGTTGATCGGCATGCTGGGCTTCTACCAGCTGAAGGGCGCCAAGGATGCCAGCGCGATCACCGACGCGCTGTCCATCATGCAGTTGGCCAGCCCGCATATGGACGAACCGAGGCTGCAGGTCGCGATGGCAGAAGCCCACTGGCGCCTGGGCCGGACCGAACTGGCCCGTTCGCAGGTACTGGCTGTGCTGGAAAAGCAGCCCGGACTGGACGAAGCTAGCGCTCTCCTGGCCCGCATGCAGCCCTGA
- the ahcY gene encoding adenosylhomocysteinase — MNAVAKTFSTEGDYKIRDITLADWGRKELDIAEHEMPGLMSIRRKHATSLPLKGVRVTGSLHMTIQTAVLIETLKDIGADVRWASCNIFSTQDHAAAAIAATGTPVFAWKGETLEEYWDCTLDALTFTLADGTLTGPELVVDDGGDVTLLIHKGYELENGSDWVNTASSSHEEQVIKNLLKRVATERPGYWGRVVKDWKGVSEETTTGVHRLYQLAQAGTLLIPAINVNDSVTKSKFDNLYGCRESLADGLKRAMDVMLAGKVAVVCGYGDVGKGCAASLRAYGARVIVTEIDPICALQAAMEGYEVNTIESTLGRADLYVTTTGNKDIIRIEHLSAMKDQAIVCNIGHFDNEIQVDALVGFKGVQHVNIKPQVDKYIFPNGNAIFLLAEGRLVNLGCATGHPSFVMSNSFANQTLAQIDLWANKDSYEKKVYLLPKHLDEEVARLHLEKIGVKLTTLTQEQADYIGVPVEGPFKPDHYRY; from the coding sequence ATGAACGCTGTTGCCAAGACCTTCTCCACCGAAGGTGACTACAAGATCCGCGACATCACCCTGGCCGACTGGGGTCGCAAGGAACTGGACATCGCCGAGCACGAGATGCCGGGCCTGATGTCGATCCGCCGCAAGCACGCCACCAGCCTGCCGCTGAAGGGCGTGCGCGTGACCGGCTCGCTGCACATGACCATCCAGACCGCGGTTCTGATCGAGACCCTGAAGGACATCGGCGCCGACGTGCGCTGGGCCTCCTGCAACATCTTCTCGACCCAGGACCACGCCGCTGCGGCCATCGCCGCCACCGGCACCCCGGTGTTCGCCTGGAAGGGCGAAACCCTGGAAGAGTACTGGGACTGCACCCTGGACGCGCTGACCTTCACCCTGGCCGACGGCACCCTGACCGGCCCGGAGCTGGTGGTGGACGACGGCGGTGACGTGACCCTGCTGATCCACAAGGGCTACGAGCTGGAAAACGGCAGCGACTGGGTCAACACCGCCTCCTCCTCGCACGAAGAACAGGTCATCAAGAACCTGCTCAAGCGCGTGGCCACCGAGCGCCCGGGCTACTGGGGCCGCGTGGTGAAGGACTGGAAGGGCGTCTCCGAAGAGACCACCACCGGCGTGCACCGCCTGTACCAGCTGGCCCAGGCCGGCACCCTGCTGATCCCGGCGATCAACGTCAACGACTCGGTCACCAAGAGCAAGTTCGACAACCTGTACGGCTGCCGCGAGTCGCTGGCAGATGGCCTGAAGCGCGCGATGGACGTGATGCTGGCCGGCAAGGTGGCCGTGGTCTGCGGCTACGGCGACGTGGGCAAGGGCTGCGCCGCGTCGCTGCGTGCCTACGGCGCGCGCGTCATCGTCACCGAGATCGACCCGATCTGCGCCCTGCAGGCGGCGATGGAAGGCTATGAAGTCAACACCATCGAATCGACCCTGGGCCGTGCCGACCTGTACGTCACCACCACCGGCAACAAGGACATCATCCGCATCGAGCACCTGAGCGCGATGAAGGACCAGGCCATCGTCTGCAACATCGGCCACTTCGACAACGAGATCCAGGTCGATGCGCTGGTGGGCTTCAAGGGCGTGCAGCACGTCAACATCAAGCCGCAGGTGGACAAGTACATCTTCCCGAACGGCAATGCGATCTTCCTGCTGGCCGAAGGCCGCCTGGTGAACCTGGGCTGCGCCACCGGCCACCCGAGCTTCGTCATGTCCAACTCGTTCGCCAACCAGACCCTGGCCCAGATCGACCTGTGGGCCAACAAGGACAGCTACGAGAAGAAGGTCTACCTGCTGCCCAAGCACCTGGACGAAGAAGTGGCCCGCCTGCACCTGGAAAAGATCGGCGTGAAGCTGACCACCCTGACCCAGGAACAGGCCGACTACATCGGCGTGCCGGTGGAAGGCCCGTTCAAGCCGGACCACTACCGCTACTGA
- a CDS encoding DUF3228 family protein codes for MSIVLTEFARPRLFPRVPRANTIQDISAEQFQAHLNAHAPLKMLDGYAPFCKLFVYENWTGTRCLTVPVTEANRHLLHSGYEARNREELPVLVRWFEGVESPRANYLVVILYSAEQLAKEGSPIDADWGIVGCIYTAEPEEVPMAPITMMRNALGVEEGGSGVPLDREAYQRAVQFWENNANWRP; via the coding sequence ATGTCCATCGTCCTCACTGAATTCGCCCGTCCCCGCCTGTTCCCGCGCGTGCCGCGCGCCAACACCATCCAGGACATCAGCGCCGAGCAGTTCCAGGCGCACCTCAATGCGCATGCGCCGCTGAAGATGCTCGACGGCTATGCGCCGTTCTGCAAACTGTTCGTTTACGAGAACTGGACCGGCACGCGCTGCCTGACCGTGCCGGTCACCGAGGCCAACCGCCACCTGCTGCACAGCGGCTACGAGGCGCGCAACCGCGAGGAACTGCCGGTGCTGGTGCGCTGGTTCGAGGGCGTGGAATCGCCGCGCGCGAATTACCTGGTGGTGATCCTGTACAGCGCCGAACAGCTGGCGAAGGAAGGCTCACCGATCGACGCGGACTGGGGCATCGTCGGATGCATCTACACCGCCGAGCCGGAAGAAGTGCCGATGGCGCCGATCACCATGATGCGCAATGCGCTGGGCGTGGAGGAGGGTGGTTCCGGCGTTCCGCTGGACCGCGAGGCCTACCAGCGCGCCGTGCAGTTCTGGGAGAACAACGCCAACTGGCGGCCGTAA
- the ybaK gene encoding Cys-tRNA(Pro) deacylase, which translates to MTPAINLLKREKIAHTVRSYVHDAHAESYGGEAVEKLGLDPAQVFKTLLASTETHELLVAIVPVAGQLDLKALAEAAGCKKCEMAAADAAQRATGYLVGGISPLGQKKRLRSFLDASAQSLPAMHVSAGRRGLEVELAPADLLRLTAGHYAPIGKAR; encoded by the coding sequence ATGACCCCCGCCATCAACCTGCTCAAGCGCGAAAAGATCGCCCACACCGTGCGCAGCTACGTGCACGACGCGCATGCCGAATCCTACGGCGGCGAAGCCGTGGAGAAACTCGGCCTGGACCCGGCCCAGGTGTTCAAGACGCTGCTGGCCAGCACCGAAACCCACGAACTGCTGGTGGCGATCGTGCCGGTGGCCGGGCAGCTGGACCTGAAGGCGCTGGCCGAAGCCGCCGGCTGCAAGAAGTGCGAGATGGCCGCGGCCGATGCTGCCCAGCGCGCCACCGGCTACCTGGTCGGTGGCATCAGTCCGCTCGGGCAGAAGAAGCGCCTGCGCAGCTTCCTCGATGCCAGCGCGCAGTCACTGCCGGCGATGCACGTCAGCGCCGGTCGCCGCGGCCTGGAAGTGGAACTGGCGCCGGCCGACCTGTTGCGGCTCACCGCAGGGCACTACGCGCCCATCGGGAAGGCCCGCTGA